In [Leptolyngbya] sp. PCC 7376, a genomic segment contains:
- a CDS encoding calcium-binding protein: MTQGALIDLLGLSLGTSEPQADTQIDPTIFSIVVDALAAAEAAREITLEGCDPLLPHLMTERVAGLSNNGINNSTTIGVEAELYLEGSDQNDVLTGSSVDELVVGYAGDDILTGAGGDDSFYFTSYSDGVDVITDFGFGADQIRIDRNGFGAFDIDAGILGAESFVIGSSATTADQHFIYDQSTGALYFDADGVGGSAQVQFATLSNHANLSHGDIMIGI, encoded by the coding sequence ATGACTCAGGGTGCATTAATCGACTTACTAGGATTGAGCCTAGGTACCAGCGAACCACAAGCTGATACCCAAATTGATCCTACAATTTTTTCAATAGTCGTCGATGCTTTGGCAGCTGCTGAAGCGGCAAGAGAGATAACTCTTGAGGGATGTGATCCTCTATTACCACACTTGATGACTGAGCGAGTAGCAGGCTTATCAAATAATGGTATCAATAACAGTACGACTATAGGAGTTGAGGCTGAGCTTTATCTCGAAGGCAGTGACCAGAATGATGTCCTCACTGGTAGCAGTGTAGACGAGTTAGTGGTGGGATATGCCGGCGATGACATTCTCACAGGTGCCGGCGGTGATGACTCTTTTTACTTCACCAGTTATTCAGATGGTGTTGATGTCATTACTGATTTTGGATTCGGTGCAGATCAAATTCGCATCGACCGTAATGGTTTTGGTGCCTTCGATATAGATGCTGGTATCTTAGGCGCAGAGTCTTTTGTGATTGGTTCCAGCGCAACAACTGCTGACCAGCATTTTATTTACGATCAGTCTACAGGTGCTCTGTATTTTGATGCTGATGGTGTTGGTGGTTCAGCACAAGTTCAATTTGCAACTTTATCAAATCATGCCAATCTCTCTCATGGAGACATCATGATTGGGATTTAA
- the queG gene encoding tRNA epoxyqueuosine(34) reductase QueG: protein MSKKSISEQTRLIKAQGLELGFNKTGIAAIAPEDSENLERLNDWLTKGFQADMAWMASPKRQDIQLCLSEVKSVISVALNYYTDHQHSDDPAIAKISRYGWGRDYHRVLTKKLKAFCHWLSIEFPGDRHRFYVDTGPVQDKIWAQRAGLGWQAKNSNVITREYGSWVFLGEILTTLELEIDKPHTNHCGTCTRCLDACPTGAIAEPYVVDANRCIAYHTIENRAEDLPETIKPHLQNWVAGCDICQDVCPWNQRFAKETDVTDFQPYPKNLAPKLTELADITDEEWGDRLIGSALRRIKPWMWRRNAKANLEAQQKTSPTDGEG from the coding sequence GTGAGCAAGAAGTCTATCAGTGAACAAACCCGACTAATTAAGGCACAAGGGTTAGAGTTGGGGTTTAATAAAACAGGGATTGCGGCGATCGCCCCAGAAGATAGCGAGAATTTAGAACGCTTAAATGATTGGCTGACAAAAGGGTTTCAAGCGGATATGGCATGGATGGCCAGTCCGAAGCGGCAAGATATTCAGTTGTGTTTGTCAGAAGTGAAGTCTGTGATTTCAGTGGCCTTGAACTACTACACAGACCATCAACATTCCGATGACCCGGCGATCGCCAAAATTTCTAGATATGGTTGGGGGCGAGATTATCATCGCGTTTTAACCAAAAAACTGAAAGCGTTTTGCCATTGGTTGAGTATTGAATTTCCCGGCGATCGCCATCGATTTTATGTGGATACTGGGCCTGTGCAAGATAAAATTTGGGCGCAACGGGCAGGGCTTGGTTGGCAGGCGAAAAATAGCAATGTTATTACTCGTGAATATGGCAGTTGGGTGTTTCTCGGCGAAATTTTGACAACCCTTGAACTAGAGATAGATAAACCCCACACTAATCACTGTGGCACTTGCACCCGTTGTTTGGATGCTTGTCCAACTGGGGCGATCGCCGAACCTTATGTCGTGGATGCCAACCGTTGCATCGCCTATCACACCATTGAAAATCGCGCTGAAGACTTACCCGAAACCATCAAACCCCACTTGCAAAATTGGGTGGCAGGCTGTGATATTTGCCAAGATGTGTGTCCGTGGAATCAGCGCTTTGCTAAAGAAACGGACGTTACAGATTTTCAACCCTACCCGAAAAATTTGGCTCCCAAACTGACCGAACTTGCAGATATCACTGATGAAGAATGGGGCGATCGCCTAATCGGTTCAGCATTGCGTCGGATCAAACCTTGGATGTGGCGACGAAATGCGAAAGCGAATCTTGAAGCCCAACAAAAAACCTCCCCCACGGATGGAGAAGGTTAA
- a CDS encoding anti-sigma regulatory factor, whose translation MRTELQIPSDLKFLAIVEAWLLDCLQVELGDRIDWDKQSSRLRLALVEAYSNVVRHAHKEQPEVPVLLRLELKDDIFLLEIWDSGNGFDLSTYMAPDPSACQEGGYGWLIMKRLMDRVEYQLQVNGKNCLKLETRLPSKIDDSEEE comes from the coding sequence ATGCGTACTGAATTACAAATTCCCAGCGATCTAAAGTTTCTTGCTATTGTGGAGGCCTGGCTCCTCGATTGTCTTCAGGTTGAATTAGGCGATCGCATTGATTGGGATAAACAATCGAGTCGGTTGCGCCTTGCTCTAGTGGAAGCCTATTCCAATGTGGTGCGTCATGCCCATAAAGAACAGCCTGAAGTCCCTGTGCTGTTACGTCTTGAATTGAAAGACGACATTTTTTTGTTGGAGATTTGGGATTCTGGTAATGGTTTTGATTTGTCGACCTATATGGCTCCTGATCCAAGTGCTTGTCAGGAAGGTGGTTATGGTTGGTTGATTATGAAACGGCTGATGGATCGAGTGGAATATCAGTTGCAGGTAAATGGCAAAAATTGTCTGAAATTAGAAACGCGTTTACCGTCGAAAATAGATGATTCAGAAGAAGAGTGA
- a CDS encoding SpoIIE family protein phosphatase has product MSVANTNKLKLMVVDDETDNLDLLYRTFRREFRVYRAASAPEALDILASEGEMAIIISDQRMPVMNGTEFLSRTVEAYPNTIRILLTGYTDVEDLVGAINSGKVFKYITKPWKPDALMSTIHQAADTYKVLKQRTNQLERSLRQEELVNSLIRAIRESLDYESTLQTIVERLSESFHAEYGVLYPVTEGQPQQLSAEKFSHPQTSSPLVEHVELAEKALQKGDRQLEQCVHDQSWLQLAVPLIWKQKTYAILTFWHNIEDQAWSEGDLQLLDAVLEQSALAIAQAKLYQKIQQQTEQIRNELEVARQIQHNLLPQASPELDNAKIQGYCLPARQVGGDFFETYHHSNGDLWLAVGDVSGKGVPAALFMASALSTLRQQLNQTTPASPKEIIQHLNRVMADDLFNSNCFITMVIACYQPEHHKLTYANAGHIYPMLWSHHQPSSDSQPTYLKTRGIPIGILPEWQAEVEELTLKSRDVLLITSDGITEATVTKPELLQERNDMLNQEGLWRLILQNPERFDLYELLDRFNESTYTEQEDDQTIVSLEVM; this is encoded by the coding sequence ATGAGCGTCGCGAATACCAATAAACTTAAACTCATGGTCGTTGACGATGAAACAGATAATCTTGATCTGTTGTATCGGACATTTCGTCGTGAATTTCGGGTTTATCGTGCAGCGAGTGCACCAGAAGCATTAGATATTTTGGCCTCGGAAGGAGAGATGGCGATTATCATCTCTGACCAACGTATGCCAGTGATGAATGGTACAGAATTTCTCAGTCGGACAGTCGAAGCCTATCCCAACACAATTCGGATTTTACTGACAGGCTATACGGATGTTGAGGATTTGGTTGGGGCAATCAATTCCGGCAAGGTGTTTAAATACATCACGAAGCCCTGGAAGCCTGATGCTTTGATGTCCACAATCCATCAGGCGGCAGATACTTATAAAGTCCTCAAGCAACGTACAAACCAGTTAGAACGATCGCTACGGCAAGAAGAGCTGGTGAATTCTCTGATTCGAGCAATCCGGGAATCTTTGGATTATGAGAGTACGTTGCAAACCATTGTGGAGCGGCTTAGTGAGAGTTTCCATGCTGAGTATGGTGTGCTCTATCCAGTCACGGAAGGACAGCCACAGCAATTGTCAGCAGAAAAGTTTTCACATCCCCAAACATCATCGCCACTTGTTGAGCATGTTGAGCTTGCAGAAAAAGCATTACAAAAGGGCGATCGCCAACTCGAACAATGTGTCCATGATCAATCCTGGTTACAGTTAGCTGTACCGCTTATTTGGAAACAAAAAACCTATGCGATATTAACCTTTTGGCACAATATCGAAGATCAGGCATGGTCAGAGGGAGATCTGCAACTTTTAGATGCGGTTTTAGAACAATCGGCTCTGGCGATCGCCCAAGCAAAGCTTTACCAAAAAATCCAACAGCAAACCGAGCAAATTCGTAATGAACTAGAAGTTGCCCGTCAAATTCAGCATAATTTGCTGCCTCAGGCTTCACCAGAACTCGATAATGCCAAAATCCAAGGCTATTGTTTGCCTGCACGGCAAGTGGGTGGTGATTTCTTCGAAACATACCACCATAGCAATGGCGACCTCTGGTTAGCAGTTGGTGACGTCTCGGGGAAAGGTGTTCCTGCTGCATTGTTTATGGCGAGTGCTTTGTCTACCCTGCGGCAACAGCTCAATCAAACGACACCAGCATCTCCCAAAGAAATTATCCAGCATCTAAACCGCGTCATGGCGGATGACCTTTTTAACAGTAATTGTTTTATTACGATGGTCATTGCATGCTATCAGCCTGAGCATCACAAGCTTACTTACGCTAATGCTGGTCACATTTATCCGATGCTTTGGTCTCACCATCAACCATCTTCGGATAGTCAACCAACTTATCTAAAAACACGAGGCATTCCCATTGGGATTTTGCCCGAATGGCAGGCAGAAGTCGAAGAGCTCACTCTCAAGTCACGGGATGTTCTTCTGATCACCAGCGATGGTATTACCGAGGCAACGGTTACCAAGCCTGAGTTGCTCCAAGAACGCAACGACATGCTGAATCAGGAAGGCTTATGGCGCCTCATTCTGCAAAATCCAGAGCGTTTTGATCTGTATGAACTGCTGGATCGATTTAATGAATCGACCTATACAGAGCAAGAAGATGACCAAACCATTGTGTCGCTGGAGGTCATGTAA
- a CDS encoding response regulator transcription factor, whose protein sequence is MAKIRVVLVEDHDLTRIGLRTSLMQCSDIDFLAEAGNGADGLKLLRDLKPDLAIVDIGLPELDGIEVTRQLKEDINGGQTGDDATKVLILTLQDDQEAVLAAFAAGADSYCMKDITFEHLVDAVKTTYSGNSWIDPAIARIVLNQVQLPGSGSEATIEIQATSPEDQQLLESCPLTERELEVLQLIVDGCSNSEIAERLFITVGTVKTHVRNILNKLCADDRTQAAVRALRSGLVG, encoded by the coding sequence ATGGCCAAAATTCGCGTTGTTCTAGTTGAAGATCATGATTTGACACGGATTGGATTGCGTACCTCTTTGATGCAATGTTCTGACATTGACTTCTTAGCAGAGGCTGGCAATGGTGCTGATGGTCTTAAATTGCTCCGTGATCTAAAGCCTGATTTAGCAATTGTCGATATTGGATTGCCGGAGCTTGATGGTATTGAAGTCACCCGTCAGTTGAAAGAGGATATCAATGGTGGTCAGACAGGTGATGATGCAACAAAAGTCTTGATCTTGACGCTACAGGATGATCAAGAGGCCGTACTTGCAGCTTTTGCGGCAGGGGCTGATTCCTATTGCATGAAAGATATTACGTTCGAGCATCTTGTTGACGCAGTTAAAACAACTTATTCGGGTAACAGTTGGATTGACCCGGCGATCGCCCGTATTGTGCTGAATCAAGTGCAACTGCCTGGTAGTGGCTCTGAAGCAACCATTGAAATTCAAGCGACATCTCCCGAAGATCAACAACTGTTAGAGAGTTGTCCTCTGACTGAGCGTGAATTGGAAGTATTGCAGTTGATCGTTGATGGTTGTAGCAACTCAGAAATTGCTGAGCGTCTGTTTATTACAGTGGGTACTGTTAAAACCCATGTGCGTAATATTCTTAATAAACTTTGTGCGGATGATCGGACCCAAGCTGCCGTAAGAGCGCTACGATCTGGTTTAGTTGGTTAA
- a CDS encoding lipoate--protein ligase family protein, producing the protein MSPNIWRYISPLEADGATQMAIDEWLLNQHLAGKMPSVLRFYTWKPVAISLGHNQRKYPKTWHNLTYNGKKIDIVRRPSGGRAVLHQGDLTYAIITSDMKGDRCQKYKKLCEFLIAGFRELGIALQYGDCIRNYAHHDNCFRTHTSADLVTADGYKLIGSAQLRRKNAVLQHGSIRLNPDAQLYQNIFNELLLDSSPLPNLSITTLIQTLLSSIKEQQGIQLQEQDLSATDRQNIHSDNEA; encoded by the coding sequence ATGTCTCCAAATATTTGGCGATATATCTCACCATTAGAAGCTGATGGTGCAACTCAAATGGCGATTGATGAATGGCTCTTAAACCAACATCTCGCCGGAAAAATGCCTTCAGTCCTGCGATTTTATACATGGAAACCTGTCGCCATTTCCTTGGGACACAACCAGCGCAAATATCCGAAAACATGGCATAACCTAACCTACAACGGCAAGAAAATTGACATTGTCCGTCGGCCTAGTGGTGGACGAGCAGTATTGCATCAAGGCGATCTCACCTACGCCATTATCACTTCCGACATGAAGGGCGATCGCTGTCAGAAGTATAAAAAACTCTGTGAATTTCTGATTGCGGGTTTTCGTGAATTAGGTATTGCGCTACAGTATGGCGATTGCATTCGAAATTATGCTCACCATGACAACTGCTTTCGCACCCATACAAGCGCTGATCTCGTCACAGCAGACGGCTACAAACTAATTGGCTCTGCACAACTCCGCCGCAAAAACGCAGTATTACAACATGGCTCAATCCGTCTAAACCCTGATGCTCAGCTCTATCAAAACATTTTCAATGAGTTATTGCTAGACAGCTCTCCTCTTCCCAATCTTTCAATTACTACGTTGATTCAAACACTCTTATCCAGCATCAAAGAACAACAAGGAATACAGCTTCAAGAACAAGATCTTAGCGCTACTGATCGGCAAAATATCCATTCTGATAACGAAGCATAA
- the tsf gene encoding translation elongation factor Ts encodes MAKISAKLVKELRDKTGAGMMDCKKALSETDGDIAKSIEWLRQKGITSAEKKAGRVAAEGLVESYIHTGGGIGVLVEVNCETDFVARGDIFKDLAKGIAMQIAACPNVQYVKVEDIPAEIADKEREIEMGRDDLGGKPDNIKEKIVSGRIGKRLKELSLLDQPYIRDQNITVDELVKRTVAEIGENIQIRRFQRFVLGEGIEKKEEDFAAEVAAQMGK; translated from the coding sequence ATGGCAAAAATTTCTGCAAAGCTTGTAAAAGAACTGCGCGATAAAACTGGCGCAGGCATGATGGACTGTAAAAAAGCCTTATCAGAAACTGATGGTGATATCGCTAAGTCGATTGAGTGGCTCCGTCAGAAAGGCATTACCTCTGCCGAGAAAAAGGCGGGTCGTGTCGCAGCTGAAGGTTTAGTGGAGAGCTATATCCACACGGGTGGTGGCATTGGCGTTCTCGTTGAAGTGAACTGTGAGACTGACTTTGTCGCTCGTGGTGATATCTTTAAGGATCTCGCGAAAGGGATTGCAATGCAGATTGCAGCTTGTCCTAACGTTCAATACGTTAAGGTCGAGGATATTCCTGCTGAGATCGCGGATAAAGAGCGTGAAATCGAAATGGGTCGTGATGACCTCGGTGGCAAGCCCGACAACATTAAAGAAAAGATTGTTTCAGGTCGTATTGGTAAGCGTCTCAAGGAACTTTCTCTCCTTGACCAACCTTACATTCGCGATCAAAACATCACTGTTGATGAGCTTGTTAAACGAACTGTGGCAGAGATTGGCGAAAATATTCAAATTCGTCGTTTCCAACGCTTTGTTCTTGGTGAAGGCATCGAGAAGAAAGAGGAAGATTTTGCGGCAGAAGTTGCAGCTCAAATGGGTAAATAA
- a CDS encoding class I SAM-dependent methyltransferase: MTYSIPTGNQSELQWFEISEAVSKRFDQEFQNKKPDLPDEVQALPIFLDWQSGKLQNRVTSEFWTLVKPKKRQRCLDIGCGISFLIYPWRDWNAYFYGHDVSKIATELIQSRAPQLNSKLFKNISNKPAHHLEEYEKDFFDMAIATGFSCYYPIEYWETVLEQVKRVLKPASFFVFDVINPDADIAEDWSIIETYLGTEVFLEDLKDWEALIKKSGARITRQQEGELFQQFKIRW; this comes from the coding sequence ATGACCTATTCAATTCCGACAGGCAACCAATCTGAATTGCAATGGTTTGAAATATCTGAGGCTGTCTCAAAACGATTCGATCAGGAGTTTCAAAATAAAAAGCCAGATCTACCAGATGAGGTTCAAGCGCTTCCAATTTTTCTTGATTGGCAATCTGGCAAGCTCCAAAATCGTGTGACTTCAGAATTTTGGACATTAGTAAAACCTAAAAAACGCCAGCGCTGTCTTGATATCGGTTGTGGCATTAGTTTTCTTATTTATCCATGGCGTGATTGGAATGCTTATTTTTATGGGCATGACGTCAGTAAAATCGCCACTGAACTAATTCAATCTCGCGCGCCCCAGCTGAATTCCAAATTATTTAAGAATATTTCGAATAAGCCTGCTCATCATCTGGAGGAATATGAGAAAGATTTTTTTGATATGGCGATCGCCACCGGGTTTAGCTGTTATTACCCCATTGAATATTGGGAGACCGTACTCGAACAGGTCAAGCGAGTATTGAAACCTGCCAGCTTTTTTGTCTTTGACGTGATTAATCCCGATGCAGACATTGCCGAAGACTGGTCTATTATCGAAACCTATCTCGGCACAGAAGTATTTCTAGAAGATTTAAAAGATTGGGAAGCCCTCATCAAAAAATCTGGCGCAAGAATCACGAGACAACAGGAAGGAGAACTCTTTCAGCAATTCAAAATTCGCTGGTAA
- the rpsB gene encoding 30S ribosomal protein S2: MPVVSLAELLESGVHFGHQTRRWNPKMSQYIYTSRNGVHIIDLVQTAQLVEEAYAYMKDASENGKRVLFVGTKRQAAGIIAQEAKRCGAFYINQRWLGGMLTNWETIKTRVERLKELESLQDSGNLDRRPKKEASMLRRELDKLQKYLGGIKNMRKIPDIVVVIDQRREHNAIQECRKLNIPIVSLLDTNCDPHTVDLPIPANDDAIRSIKLIVGKLADAIYSGRHGQPVKGENYEEFEEAIEEISDIPAAVEEVEAVEEVEAVETVEAVETTPPAEVAETSSETNSESA; this comes from the coding sequence ATGCCCGTAGTTTCTCTCGCAGAACTATTAGAATCTGGCGTCCACTTTGGTCACCAGACCCGTCGTTGGAACCCTAAGATGTCCCAGTACATCTATACTTCTCGCAACGGCGTACACATCATTGACCTCGTTCAAACCGCCCAACTTGTTGAAGAAGCATATGCCTACATGAAGGATGCTTCCGAGAACGGTAAGCGCGTTCTTTTTGTTGGAACGAAGCGTCAAGCCGCAGGCATTATTGCCCAAGAAGCAAAACGTTGTGGTGCATTCTACATCAACCAACGTTGGCTCGGCGGTATGCTCACAAACTGGGAAACAATTAAAACCCGTGTTGAGCGCCTAAAAGAACTTGAATCCCTTCAAGATAGCGGCAACCTTGACCGTCGCCCTAAAAAAGAAGCCTCTATGCTCCGTCGTGAACTCGACAAGCTCCAGAAGTATCTCGGCGGTATCAAGAACATGCGCAAGATTCCTGACATCGTTGTTGTGATCGACCAACGTCGTGAGCACAACGCAATCCAGGAATGCCGCAAGCTCAATATCCCTATCGTTTCTTTGTTGGATACCAACTGCGATCCTCACACCGTAGATCTCCCTATCCCTGCAAATGATGATGCGATTCGCTCGATTAAATTGATTGTTGGCAAACTCGCTGATGCAATTTATTCCGGTCGCCATGGTCAACCTGTTAAGGGTGAGAACTACGAAGAGTTTGAAGAGGCTATCGAAGAAATTAGCGATATCCCCGCAGCTGTCGAAGAAGTTGAAGCTGTCGAAGAAGTTGAAGCTGTTGAAACAGTTGAAGCTGTCGAGACAACTCCTCCTGCAGAAGTTGCTGAGACTTCCAGCGAGACTAATTCTGAATCAGCGTAA
- a CDS encoding cofactor assembly of complex C subunit B: protein MLEQSVITSTLMLTLLLMVGLFFFIRASLKDRTEQMEFIATEPEESVFERLQTYFEKRAYQIIDVDGVNNVVTYQGFVPPSGFLAVFLSLLTALGLTCVALVLSLIYPAVGFGFLGICLFAPAAGFFYWQRAGKTEKVILQITKETPITETPTQRILVTAHRDELILLRQVVPYQLNEA from the coding sequence GTGCTTGAACAATCTGTAATTACTTCAACGTTGATGTTGACTCTCCTACTAATGGTGGGTCTGTTTTTCTTTATTCGTGCATCCCTAAAAGATCGCACTGAGCAGATGGAGTTCATCGCGACGGAACCTGAAGAATCCGTCTTTGAACGTCTCCAAACCTATTTCGAAAAGCGTGCTTATCAGATCATTGATGTTGATGGTGTGAATAATGTCGTGACCTATCAAGGGTTTGTACCACCTAGTGGATTTTTAGCGGTATTTCTATCATTACTAACAGCCTTAGGTTTAACCTGTGTTGCTCTAGTCCTCTCATTGATCTATCCAGCTGTTGGCTTTGGGTTTCTAGGTATCTGTTTATTTGCACCGGCAGCCGGTTTTTTCTATTGGCAACGTGCTGGCAAAACTGAAAAAGTAATTTTGCAGATTACCAAAGAAACGCCGATTACTGAAACGCCAACCCAACGCATTTTAGTGACAGCCCATCGCGATGAATTAATTTTGTTGCGGCAGGTCGTCCCTTATCAGCTCAATGAAGCATAA